The DNA segment atctgcctcaaagttcgatgtactgtgctttcagagatgctcttctgcctactacTTACACAATATTTTAGGTAAAAGTTACtgtatttatcagaagtgcaaaactgttctagttactgaTGGCAACCAATTGGATCTCAGCTTTCAGTTTCCTCACttagtttgtaaaataaaactgtatgtctgattggttgccatgagcaactagaacagttttcttctcacacttgtgataaatctctgcCAGGAGAAACAGTGCCAGGGCTTTGGCGTAGAACATGAAGCATTTCCATGATATTTACTGTAATCCTGATGTAGTGGGGATCAGTAAGTACAGGCACTATTTGAAACAGCAGGGGAAAGAAGACTGCAAGCAGTGTTGTCAAGGTGGGGTATGGCCACAGAGAGAAAAACCTGCAAAGGATGATGGGTAACTGCCTCTTAGTGGTGTGCATGTGCCTTCTTGGCCCCTCCCACATTTGTTTCTGTGAGACACACAAGCACCAagataacaaataaaaacatattttatgcTCCAGTTaacaattatttatatttttctgaaTATGTAGTGCTTTTGGGGTGATTTTAAAAAGAAAGTTAGGtaatggcataacccctttaagtaaggcaGAAGTAGCAATCCCAATGAATGAATGGGTTAGCCCCTGCTACTACGCTCTGCAAGTCCTTGGAGCATGGAGGGCGCCCTTGGCCCGATCGCATGTGTGTTATTTTGTCAGCACTAGGAAAAACATCATTATGCaacttttcctcatgttttttgtaaaagTGCGGGGTAGGATATAAGGTAACTTtccaatatatatctattaatagttctgcaccactttcttgactgtaaagtgaagcctcctgtcattCACCTCATTAGCCTGACATTCCTGTCCACAAAATGggggcagatggagggtcatgtgatttgcATCtgcccatgagcaatcaccctgccaggaccttgattttACATTCATAAAAGCTATCATAAAGTCCTGGCAACTCTTCTTTGTTTTTATtctactgcttgcacatgtatttataaagtgtccgtgacacatttgtggtgcacgcTGCACTATTCCCaacgtgacacaaaattctgcactgaaattggcattcaaggtgcaccaaaaaaaagttgttgcacactgttggggcagtgcagagggcgccagattaatgaggaATGGGTgcaacaattcatgaatctggtgcaccctgcagacTACACAAGCCAACTGCACATAggagtttgcacagtttttgataaatgtggcccagtatgAGGATTTCCTTTGAATTAAGCCCTGACAGAAGTTAGATTACCGCACCCAATCAAAACAGGAACAGATACAATAGTTTGCATCATATCATAAATCTGACTATGGAAAATGCCCACATCATGTAGGTACTATACCTTTTGTACTATTATGTTGActtacatagtatcatagtagatagTAGTATAATCAAGGTAGAAAAAAAAGATGTTAGCCCATCAATTCCAACCAATAAATCTTAGGGTCTTGATCCACAGGAAGACAAAAAATTCTACAAGGCTGATGTCAATTTGACAACTGTAGGTAAAAAATTCTTCCCAACTCTAATATGGCAGTCACAACTCTCTGGATTAACATTGACTATTTACATAATATTTTGTTCTATATCCTTGGATAATTTTGTACTTTGGAATGGTATCCAGGTCCTTTTTGAACATGTACAAAtgatcagccattacaacatcttACAGCAGAGAGTTCTTGCatatcactgctcttacagtaaagaatccctgtctatggcaatggtagaaccacctctcctgtaggcgtagaggatgaccccttgtcTTAGCATAATGGACTGATGTACTGATTTCATCTACAGTACCTTGGGAGGTTCCCATACCACATGTTGATTTCTAGAAGCTATACTAttatttttgtgacttctgaGTGCAAAACATATGTGTACATGTCACATTTGCTTTATAGGAAAATGATCACATGTTAAATGCTTCTAACCTAGTATATGTTATCTTAAATGTAATGGATAGTGGATATTATtctaaaatactaaaaatactCTAACAAAATGAGTCCAGAACTGTGCATCATAAAACACAGATTCAACTCCTGTCAACGCATTTCAATGAATTAGATTGTAATATATTCCGTGCAATTGACAAATGCTGCCTCCACTTCATGGAAAAAACACAGCACGTTAAAGCCACGGAGAAAGACCCCTATTTTGCCTGTACCCAATAAATTCTTCAACTCCCAATTAGCTGAAGGAGTTAAACACTGAGCAGGTACAGATCCTGTGGCAATTACAAATCTCCCTGAAATAAAAGCCAGAAACAGGAAGCCAAAAAACAGGTCCCTAAGGCAGGCATCTGTCTTAAATGATATCATTTGTCAAATTTCCAGCATCTTGTGGTTGCAAACACAAAAAGAAGTTCTGTGCTGTACTAAGGACATTACATTCTCATTAGCCAGAATGTTCCTGAAGTACATAACACAGGATTTTCATTTAATAGGAAGCAGCTAAAACTCCTTCGGCTCAGTGGTAGACAATACGAAGACATGTCTACAGTACAAGTGCTGCCCTGGTGCCGGTCCAGTCAATGGTCTCTCCGACGCATTTTACATTTTCTCCGTCATGGAGACACAGGCAGCATCTTGTGCTTTTATTACACATACAACTTCTTTGTAGCTCTATTCTGCTGACACACCACCTGCACACATAATGACATTTTCAGCACTGATAGCTATAGCATTGTGTGCATAACAAACATCCATTGCATAGCTTCCACATTTAATTGCACATTTTTGCTCTTTTCTGAAAAAGCAAATAAagcccaaatgttttttttttcagctttttattGTTAATACGTGTCTTGATTAATTGCAGCAATTCATCAGGTTACGGGCAAGTGCAACATGAAAGACTGAGCCACAATGCAAGTGGCCTGTGAGTGACCCCTGTCCTGGGTGAGAGAAGAGGTCACACAATACAGAACAGTTTTCTCCATTAAGGTTCTAGGGACTGTACTAAGTACCAAGTGAGCGCTTATGCTATCAAAGAAAATGAAACCTAAAATCTAGTAACAGCCAACCACAGAATGAAGAAATAAATGACCATCTTGTCCAACAACTCACAATGTCTGTCAACCTTGGGGGGATTTGATGGATGTGTCCATCTTTATTGTTTGCTGAGACATTTCTTAAAGGATCATATTTTGCCATTCTGTGAAGCTCACCTCCCAATACAATTGTAGCTGGAGGGATTTACCAGTTAAATGTTAGTCTTTTATCTTTATTACAGGCCCATTAAAATGAAAGGATCCATGACTTAGTTCAGTTCACAGGAAGCAATTTAAGTGGTAATATACATACGGATAAAGTCTTTACAAAGTATTCCACTGTTTCCATTTGCATAGTGAACAGTTAAATGTTTAAGAGATGCTTTGTGTTACCATGGAACAATCCTCCTTTATTTCATTGCACCTTGACATTTTACTGCTATTTTATGTTTTAGTAAAATATACTGGTCCTTTCACAAATAaccatataatgtatgtgtatataacagATCGATAGAGAGTGAAAAAAGAGAGATCTGTGCATGTCTCTATATAATAGATATAGCTTATGTGTGCGAGTCAACTTATCTGTATCTGCATatgatttttttaatacattttatatacattgTGGGTGTGTTTATGTATGCGTAAGAAGTAACACGGAatgtatacatttgtatatatttatagacaTTACATTCTCTTCTACAAAACAAGCTGTGTACAAATAATTGACATTGTGACTATAAAATAATAGCTGGACATAGTTGTAGACATATAGGTTACTCCTACCCAACAGCTAACAGATGACAAGTAAGCATGTATACAACATCCGCCTCTGACCTATCTGCTAGTGGAAATATGTGACTAACATGTATGATCTGAGCTGTTGCTGAACTCTCACATttccctttctttcttttcttggcAGACAACCACTACTACTGCGAGCAGTTTACTATGTTGAAAATATATCATCTTTGGTGAAGCAGTTAACTCTAAGTGCTACAGCAAAACTTCTCAGAGTACTATGAACACAAGTATAGTTCTTTGGGTCAAGATTAAGGTAGAAGTTAAGATTCCATTCATAATTTGCCATTCATTCCGATAACAGTGAATCAGTTTGCAGCCATTCAGTGAAGCTATAATTCCTGTAAAATGAAGTCTACCCATGGAACCGACATACAGTGGACCGGCCATGTTGGAAGTTACAGTGGCTATTGCAGTGTGGATTGCAAAACCCTGGGTGCAGGTTTCCATGCATCAGCTTCAGGTTTTTACACTTTTGTAATGGAGTGGGTAAATGCACAGTCATAAATGCCACTTGGAAATAAAACACTGATTTTGGGGCGGTTTTTATTCTTTCAGTGGAAAATCAACATCAGACACTTACCATATAGATGCAAGTTTGGGGATGCTAAAAATTTAATTTTGTCGTATGAAAATCATTAAGGAATTATTAATGTAATCAATTAATGTTACCTGCGATCAGTTTTGCAATCTGTTTACTGATTCAACAGGCTTTAATTTACAGATGCAGACAGCAAATGGgagatatatttatttatttattttttttaaacgtcAAATAAATGATCAAACTGGCACTACAatgctgtatgtataaatatatgtggGTAGGAAAATGACACAAGAAAACTAGGAAAATGTTGTGTTGGAGTTATATATGcaacattaactttttttttgcaacatgtGATAACATGTTTGCATTATATGGTTAAACAAAGTAGATATTATACCCCATAATTATCAAAATGATTACCTCTTGAGTGTTATATTTTATGCTGATCTGACATGCACTTATATGACACGAAAGGCTGAGAATTACGGTAGGTAATTTGCTCTAGTTGTCATATTATTGAACCATATAGGTTAGAATTAGGACTACTGCTAATGTCAGAATTAACATTTTCATACATGGAATACAGGAATGAGATAGACTACATGATGGTCTTATCTGTGTTATATTTCGCTTTTAACACCATCATATCTGCACTAGACCTTCCATACCAATCATTATGCAGGCACAGTACTATTTGCTTACATAAAGCACAAATAAATCTACATTCAAATTGCATTGATATACATAGAGGAAACACACCACTGAATACTTGCATGCTTCAAAGAGGTTATTCTTTATTCAGCTATCCTCTAAACAACCCTTTACTGTAATGAAGGCATAAAATGCTTAACAAGAGGATAGCCCTCCGTTTCATAATTCAGAGATGTCACAATGGCAATAACCTTCCTTGCCATTTGTCTTTAGTGCAGTTGTGACACTTTGGCATGATCCATAATTTGGCAGCTATTTACTGTGACATTTTCCTTCAGCTGAGCCATAACATTCAGTAAAGTCATTATTTGGTTCCATTTACCATATAAATTGTATTGTTGTGCATGCATGCTAGCTACTACATTAGGAGTCTTGAAAATGAGTAAATCTTGTAAAATAGATACTATCAGCACTCAAAAGGCAGAACAGCTTTGCTCCTCTATATTgaagggagaaaaaaaacacatatcagGAATACACTTGTTAAATGTCATTAAgacaaagagaaaaaagaaattcTGAAACTATAATTATAATATTTGCACATGACAGGACTGTTATACTTGGCCAGgcttccctttaaaaaatatcCTGGTGGggatctaccttaatttgaaaaGGCATTACGACATTCCAGCAGGACAATTAAATGTGAAGAATATCTGGGTCTTGGCTGACTGAGGGGAAAAAAAGCAAAATTTAGACATGTGATTCTGATTCAAAGGGAAAAAAGTGAAAGCTGCAACCATTTATTGCCACAAAGGGCAAACAAAATTCTAAAATAATACCTGTGTACAGAGCATTGCTGACTGCAGTAAGCAAACAGATCAAATGcagagcagtggcttcagaattcCGATATGATATTTAGCAAGCtttgtagtactagtacataaaGCACAGGTCAAACAGTTATCAAAATATTCACTAAGCGGCCAAATCGAAAGCATACGTGAAACGGTTTCCAAACTACAAAGAGTTAAAATTCTGGAGTTAGACCAAAGTATATGTCTGCTTTTTTCCTAGTAATTGGGCGTTTGTTTGATGTCCGAAAGAAAATTATCAGCTTGTTAAGTTCCGCAATTGAAACAAAGTATTGCTAAGCAGCACGCAGCAGAAATTTATTTTGGATCCTTTAAGTCCTTTTTTGCAAAAGACCTCACGTCAGTAGCGAAATCTGTACGGAGTGGTTTACGGACACAAATAAACCATGACCTTTATGCCTTTAGATGAGGTTAATAGAACGAaaatatgaaacaaaaaaaagatcCAGAGAACAGTGAAAGGGCCAGGTGTgattgtaaaataaaacaaaacaccaCTGATATTCGTTCACATCGTTTTATTTTCCAACTCCAAGGACACCAGACTGCAAAATATGTGAAATTTATGAAAAACTTGCTCAAATAAACAATAGTTATAGATAAAATCTTAGCTTTACAAAAGCAAGGGCAAACAACTTTTTTACAGAAATAAAATCCTGCACAatatttaattttcatttttggagtatttatattttatttaggcACTTGTAAGGTGGCAAAGTAGTGCAACATTAATGAGGTACCTTCATATTTGATTAGCTATTTATTTGTAATGAAAACATTTTACCCACACCTACATACTGTTTTTTAATAAACTATCCGTTAACGACAACATGTTTTAGACATTTCCCGGCAGAAAAGACCATTTTCAACATGATTTATATCATtgttctgtttttacagcttgctGTTGACAAGGTGAGGTAATTCAACTACAATTTTCCCAATGTTTTTCCCTGTGTACATATAATCTATAGCTCGGAATACAGACTCCAAACCAGTAAACCTGCCTTCTGGTGATTGTTCTCCGTGGTCCACCTCACATACAAGCTTCCCACTTTGGTACAGTTTCACCAAAGCCATTAATGCTTCCTTGTATTCAGACATGTAATGGGTCAAGAAAAAGCCATGAACACTGGCAGATTTGCGTAGTAAAATTGCAGGTAAAGCACCAGCTTGAACGGGCAACATACCACTAGATGTCTGATAACCAGAAATAAAACCAATTATGATAAGGTGACCCTTTGTTGCTAAGCAGTTGACTGATGTGTCAAACATTTCCCCTCCAATAGACTCATACACAAGATCTACTCCCTctggaaaagttttttttatgactGAAGACACTTTTTCAGATTTGTAGTTGATTGGTAGATCACAGCCTATAGACTTTAGGAATCCAGCCTTCTCGTCTGAAGAACATGTACCAATAACATAGCATTTGGCATTTTTTGCAAGTTGTACAGCAAACTGTCCTgttccaccagcagcagcagtcaCTAAAACCTTCTTTCCTTCAGACAAGTAACCAAACTCTTTGAGACTGATGTAGGCAGTTGTGCCACTGATGAGAAAAGTTAAAAGCTCTGGCTTTACTAATGGCACGGGAATAGCACTACCAGCTGGTACAGTTATATATTCGGCAAAAGCACCACTCTTCACATATGCTACAGGTTGTCCAACTGTAAAATCTTTACTAGCACTGAGGCCTAAGGCTACTACTTCACCGATTCCTTCAAATCCAATATCAAAGGGAGGCTTTACAGAAGGATCATATCGGCCAGATGAAAAGTTTATGTCCGACGCATTGATACCAATGTATCTAgagacaaagaaagaaaaaaagttagAATTCTATCTTAAGACTCAGTAGTAGAATTTACATGCTAAAAGCTATATTGACCATTATATATCTGGGGaagaaaaaatgaataaaaatattagCATATTTATTAATCTCTGTATGCCAAATGTTTGTCATAAAAGTGAGATAATAGGGTGTTGTATCTTTGAGGGCCTATCCacataaaatacaggcagtccctgggttacgtacaagatagggtccagaggtttgttcttaagttgaatttgtatgtaagtcgaaactgtatattttataattgaagttctagacaaatttctttttttgccccagagacaattggagtttaaattttttttgctgtaatgggaccaaggattatcaataaagctttattacagacaccttacagctgaccattgcagtcttggactacagtaaagcatccagagagcttcacctgaggtcacagtgggcagagggatccgtctgtaactaggggttgtctgtaatttgggtgtccttaagtaggggaccgcctgtaattagaTTATTTATGCAGATcacttttgaaaaatttttggtaaTCAGGCTTCAGTACTGGTGTGAAAAAAATTGTGTAACGTTTTACCAGCCACTGCACGGAAAGTGATACAACCCTCTCATGAGTTATTTTGCTTTATACACCACCATAGTGAATGGTTAGTAGTGGCTATTCTAGGAACTGCATCTGTGTCCaagtttcaaaaattaaatgaaaacttAAAAATTCGACAAACAAAAAGATTTTTCAAAATATTGATATCATGTTCTTAAATC comes from the Engystomops pustulosus chromosome 5, aEngPut4.maternal, whole genome shotgun sequence genome and includes:
- the PTGR3 gene encoding prostaglandin reductase 3, with the translated sequence MSFLLVRSGLRLLGHSRQCIRTWPLTCTARPIVDMSYSHHFVDFQGSSIPTSMKKLVVTQLSPDFRKAVTLMPNVPVPVPGDGELLIRNRYIGINASDINFSSGRYDPSVKPPFDIGFEGIGEVVALGLSASKDFTVGQPVAYVKSGAFAEYITVPAGSAIPVPLVKPELLTFLISGTTAYISLKEFGYLSEGKKVLVTAAAGGTGQFAVQLAKNAKCYVIGTCSSDEKAGFLKSIGCDLPINYKSEKVSSVIKKTFPEGVDLVYESIGGEMFDTSVNCLATKGHLIIIGFISGYQTSSGMLPVQAGALPAILLRKSASVHGFFLTHYMSEYKEALMALVKLYQSGKLVCEVDHGEQSPEGRFTGLESVFRAIDYMYTGKNIGKIVVELPHLVNSKL